The nucleotide window CTTTGAGAATATTACATCTATGCTTATGAAAATTCCTATTTTTGCAAACGTATGAAAAGATGGTACCTTTATCCTTTTTCCCTCGGTTATCATTTGGTAACGGGTATCCGAAACACAATGTATGATCTGGGAATTTTTAAGTCGACGAAATTCAAGACTCCGATAATCAATGTCGGGAACCTTTCTGTGGGCGGAAGCGGAAAGTCGCCCATGGTGATGTATCTTGCCCAGTTTCTATCCAAACATTACAGAACCGGTGTGCTTTCGCGAGGCTATGGAAGGCTGACCAAAGGCTACGAAGTAACCAATTACGAAAGTAACTACAAAATGGTGGGTGATGAAGCAATGCAGCTTTTTGAGCGTTTTAAAAACCGCTTTGTCATTGCAGTTTCCGAAGATCGTGTTCCGGGTGCCAAAAAAGTGATCAGCGATATGGATCTGGAGGTTCTCGTATTGGATGATGCCATGCAGCACAGAGCGATCAAGGCAGGATTCAATATTTTGATGACCGACTTTAATGATCCGTTTTTCAAGGATTACCTTCTTCCAGCCGGAGACCTCAGAGAATCCCGTTCAGGATACAAAAGAGCCGACATTATTATGGTCAGCAAATGTCCTGATGAACTGACAGAGGAAACAAAAAGGTATTATATCTCAAGAATAAAACCTTCATATGGACAAAAAGTATTCTTTTCTTCCATCGGTTACGACGAAAATGTATATGGAAAAGATAAAATGCTTCCGGATAACAACCTGAATTATTACGATATTTTACTGATCACCGGAATTGCCAATCCGAAACCGCTTCTGGAGCATCTGGCAAAATTTTCAAAAAGGGTAAAACATTTAAAGTTCAGAGATCATCATAATTTTACGGATGATGATATAAAAAAAATCCTTGCGGAGTATAAAAAATTAGGAGAATATAAACTGATATTAACCACAGAGAAAGATTACGTACGTCTGAAAACTTTTGACTATCTTAGAGAAATTGTTTACTACTGGCCTATCAATGTATTGATTGATAAGAAAGAAGAATTCAATCAAATCATCTTAGATTATGTTAGAAAAAATTAAAGAAACTGCAGATTTTATCAAAAATATCATCCAGGAAACTCCTGATTTTGCAGTTGTTTTAGGATCGGGACTGGGGAAATTACAAAATGAAGTAGAACCGATCCACGTTTTAGAGTACAAAGACATTCCTCATTTTCCGCAAACTACAGTAGCCGGCCACACCGGGAAACTAGTTTACGGAAAGCTGGAAGGAAAAAAAGTACTGATGATGAGCGGACGTTTCCATTACTATGAAGGACATTCAATGGAAACAGTCACTTTCCCGATAAGAGTTTTTCATCTGCTTGGAATTCAAAATCTTATTCTTTCGAATGCCTGCGGAGGCGTAAACCCAGACTACAGCGTTGCAGATATCGTTATTCTGAAAGATCACATCAATATGATGCCTGAGCACCCGCTTCGTGGAAAAAATATTGATGAGCTGGGACCACGTTTTGTGGATATGAGCGAACCTTACAACAAAAAAATGATTGCAACAGCGGAACATGCCGCTGCTGATCAGCATATTAAAATACACCAGGGAGTTTATGTGGCTCTGCAAGGCCCTACTTTTGAAACTCCTGCAGAATATGGAATGATCAAAGCCATTGGCGGAGATATGGTAGGAATGAGCACTGTTCCTGAAGTTATTGTTGCCAGACATATGGGAATGGACGTGTTCTGTATTTCAGTGATCACAGATCTGGGCGGACCGGATATTGCTTTCGCCGTTTCCCATGAAGAAGTATTGAATGCCGCCAACAAAGCAATGCCCAATGTAATTGCTGTTGTCAAAGGCCTGATTAAAAATTATCAGTAGAAATAACCCCATAGTACAACTGAAGACGTAACATTCTTCTCCTTTGAAGGGGTGGTTTCCAGACATCCTCTTTCCTTCCCATAGAGTCCATCAATATTATAAATTTTTACTAATTCCAAAGAAATCAATCTCAGATTGC belongs to Chryseobacterium gleum and includes:
- a CDS encoding purine-nucleoside phosphorylase, with product MLEKIKETADFIKNIIQETPDFAVVLGSGLGKLQNEVEPIHVLEYKDIPHFPQTTVAGHTGKLVYGKLEGKKVLMMSGRFHYYEGHSMETVTFPIRVFHLLGIQNLILSNACGGVNPDYSVADIVILKDHINMMPEHPLRGKNIDELGPRFVDMSEPYNKKMIATAEHAAADQHIKIHQGVYVALQGPTFETPAEYGMIKAIGGDMVGMSTVPEVIVARHMGMDVFCISVITDLGGPDIAFAVSHEEVLNAANKAMPNVIAVVKGLIKNYQ
- the lpxK gene encoding tetraacyldisaccharide 4'-kinase → MKRWYLYPFSLGYHLVTGIRNTMYDLGIFKSTKFKTPIINVGNLSVGGSGKSPMVMYLAQFLSKHYRTGVLSRGYGRLTKGYEVTNYESNYKMVGDEAMQLFERFKNRFVIAVSEDRVPGAKKVISDMDLEVLVLDDAMQHRAIKAGFNILMTDFNDPFFKDYLLPAGDLRESRSGYKRADIIMVSKCPDELTEETKRYYISRIKPSYGQKVFFSSIGYDENVYGKDKMLPDNNLNYYDILLITGIANPKPLLEHLAKFSKRVKHLKFRDHHNFTDDDIKKILAEYKKLGEYKLILTTEKDYVRLKTFDYLREIVYYWPINVLIDKKEEFNQIILDYVRKN